The following proteins are encoded in a genomic region of Gimesia algae:
- a CDS encoding phage major capsid protein: protein MVSRQQKRKRRKNRMMKKAQTRKSDFQIRASVAASLKDFFIEAADDVSPVITPTDDPAKPPTFDMKCYGGGKLILSGIKYPVVVDLKGLQVTAKSRPVLREHEAKRNIGHTTEIRNNFRTLEASGVISVDNADSKEVISASKNGFPWQVSIGAKALKVEMVPQGRNVTVNGQTFSGPVLVARQAQLKELSFVTLGSDDDTEVRLAATVAKTKGISNMNEFEKWILATFGEDHELTDDQLKDLQATFDNAQLALKTEPGKKKSADDEPDPAVLLQAKTDEYLESIRASSAAEMERIDGIKELCEGHSDIAAQAIKDNWTLEKTEITMLRASRPKPRKSGAADAPAEALVIEAALSMNSGFLKEDEAGKLFDEKTMNAAVDVLRDVSLRTLMVEVIQASGGHAGNGRVTDAMIEAALKADMMIRAGGTSTLSLSGVLGNVANKYLLKAYNTVISVVEKFCNQTDHMDFKVHTRHRVTADGELVDLGKNGEIEHGSMSEDTYTNKVGTKARMIALTREDMINDDLGVFKDLVSVFGRGGSNALQRAVYTLLLGNAGNFFHTSNNNLLATAASALSIDALTAAEAAFLNQVDSKGLPIGITPELLLCPNALKVTAEAIYKETKVNETTTANKPKTNENPHAGKFEPVSTPWLSNAAIPNASAKKWFLFGNPDSAPAIQIAYLQGKRRPTVEGGNGNFNTLGMEWRSFWDFGVAFVDPKAAQRNDGE from the coding sequence ATGGTAAGCCGACAACAGAAACGGAAACGCCGGAAGAATCGGATGATGAAGAAGGCGCAGACCAGGAAGAGTGACTTCCAGATCCGGGCATCCGTCGCGGCGTCTCTGAAGGACTTCTTTATCGAGGCTGCCGACGATGTGAGCCCAGTCATTACACCTACCGATGATCCGGCGAAGCCGCCGACGTTTGACATGAAATGTTACGGCGGCGGGAAGTTGATTCTATCCGGCATCAAGTATCCGGTAGTGGTCGATCTGAAAGGGCTGCAGGTTACTGCCAAGTCCCGGCCCGTGCTGCGGGAACATGAAGCGAAGCGAAACATTGGACACACCACTGAGATCCGGAACAACTTCCGGACGCTGGAAGCATCCGGCGTGATCTCAGTTGATAACGCTGATTCAAAGGAAGTGATCAGCGCCAGTAAAAACGGATTCCCCTGGCAGGTCTCGATCGGCGCCAAAGCGCTGAAAGTGGAGATGGTGCCCCAGGGGCGGAATGTCACCGTCAACGGGCAGACGTTTAGCGGCCCCGTGCTTGTTGCACGGCAGGCGCAATTGAAAGAGTTGTCGTTCGTAACCCTGGGTTCGGATGACGACACGGAAGTAAGACTTGCGGCCACGGTCGCTAAAACCAAAGGAATTTCGAACATGAACGAGTTTGAAAAATGGATTCTGGCCACGTTTGGTGAGGATCATGAATTGACCGACGATCAGCTGAAGGATCTGCAGGCGACGTTTGATAATGCTCAGCTGGCATTGAAAACAGAGCCTGGCAAAAAGAAGTCTGCTGATGATGAACCGGATCCCGCTGTCCTGCTGCAGGCGAAGACCGATGAGTACCTGGAGAGCATTCGCGCCAGTTCGGCTGCGGAAATGGAACGCATCGACGGGATCAAGGAACTCTGTGAAGGTCACTCTGACATCGCTGCCCAGGCGATCAAAGATAACTGGACACTCGAAAAAACCGAAATCACCATGCTGCGTGCTTCGCGTCCCAAGCCGCGGAAATCCGGTGCCGCTGATGCACCTGCAGAAGCTCTGGTGATTGAAGCGGCGCTGTCGATGAACAGCGGCTTCCTGAAAGAGGACGAAGCCGGGAAACTGTTCGACGAAAAGACGATGAATGCTGCTGTCGATGTGCTGCGTGATGTGAGTCTTCGGACCTTGATGGTTGAAGTCATCCAAGCCAGCGGCGGTCATGCCGGCAATGGCCGGGTAACGGATGCCATGATTGAAGCCGCTCTCAAGGCTGACATGATGATCCGTGCCGGCGGAACGTCGACGCTGTCTCTGTCTGGTGTGCTGGGCAACGTGGCCAACAAGTACCTGTTGAAGGCTTACAACACCGTCATCAGCGTGGTGGAAAAGTTCTGTAATCAGACGGATCACATGGACTTTAAAGTCCACACGCGGCATCGCGTCACGGCAGATGGTGAGCTGGTCGACCTCGGGAAAAATGGTGAAATCGAACATGGCAGCATGTCCGAAGATACCTACACCAACAAGGTCGGCACCAAGGCGAGAATGATTGCTCTGACTCGCGAAGACATGATCAACGATGATCTGGGTGTGTTTAAAGACCTGGTCAGCGTCTTCGGTCGTGGCGGCTCCAATGCACTGCAGCGGGCCGTTTATACGCTCCTGCTGGGTAATGCGGGGAACTTCTTCCACACCAGCAACAACAACCTGCTGGCGACTGCTGCCTCTGCGCTCAGTATCGATGCGCTGACGGCTGCGGAAGCGGCATTTCTGAACCAGGTTGATTCCAAAGGGCTGCCGATCGGCATTACGCCGGAGCTCCTGCTCTGTCCCAATGCCCTGAAGGTGACGGCGGAAGCGATCTACAAAGAAACCAAGGTCAATGAAACCACTACGGCCAACAAGCCGAAGACGAATGAGAACCCGCACGCCGGCAAATTTGAGCCTGTTTCCACGCCCTGGCTGAGCAATGCTGCGATTCCGAATGCCAGTGCGAAGAAGTGGTTCCTGTTCGGCAATCCGGACAGTGCCCCGGC